One Cellulomonas soli DNA window includes the following coding sequences:
- the purN gene encoding phosphoribosylglycinamide formyltransferase encodes MPPAAPTRTSGRVVVLVSGAGTNLAALLDVHDDATWGGRVVGVVSDRSGAGGLSLARAAGVPTAVVAPADFADRPAWDAALAEAIAVFRPDVVVSAGFMRILGAPVLQRFADRVVNTHPALLPAFPGAHGVRDALAYGARVTGCTVHVVDAGVDTGPIVAQAAVAVLDGDDEETLHERIKVVERALLVEWVGRIARGGLRVDGRRVVVPAGG; translated from the coding sequence GTGCCACCCGCGGCGCCCACCCGCACCTCCGGACGGGTCGTGGTGCTCGTGTCCGGCGCCGGGACGAATCTCGCGGCGCTGCTGGACGTGCACGACGACGCGACGTGGGGCGGACGTGTCGTCGGCGTGGTCAGCGACCGGTCCGGTGCCGGGGGGTTGTCGCTCGCGCGCGCAGCCGGGGTGCCGACGGCGGTCGTCGCACCGGCGGACTTCGCCGACCGGCCCGCGTGGGACGCCGCGCTCGCCGAGGCGATCGCCGTCTTCCGTCCGGACGTCGTGGTGAGCGCGGGTTTCATGCGGATCCTGGGGGCGCCCGTGTTGCAGCGGTTCGCCGACCGGGTGGTGAACACCCACCCGGCGCTGCTGCCCGCGTTCCCGGGGGCGCACGGCGTGCGTGATGCGCTCGCCTACGGCGCGCGTGTGACCGGGTGCACGGTGCACGTCGTGGACGCGGGGGTGGACACCGGCCCGATCGTCGCGCAGGCGGCCGTCGCCGTCCTCGACGGGGACGACGAGGAGACGCTGCACGAGCGGATCAAGGTCGTCGAGCGCGCGCTGCTGGTCGAGTGGGTGGGACGGATCGCCCGTGGAGGCCTGCGGGTCGACGGGCGACGCGTGGTCGTGCCCGCCGGCGGCTGA
- a CDS encoding cell division protein PerM — protein MSDTPPRTGATPAGGRAPRRVLSGDERRRAPFFTSAIDGAPRWIGGVLCAVQGALLSLLVLVVPAVVAYVATSADPSNEGVGWFRSVGVGAGLWLLGHGVPMDVGGTTVGLVPLGVSALAVFSCYASARRSGLATRAGFTAGVLAYVLVASLVALAVGVGGWRLMAALLGAAVVGAAGLGGGLLARPEAPTWRALTRPVWTRVPAPVRVGSAAGLLAVAVLVVVAAVLSSVWVLAGRATVTDLVRALNLDVIGGAVLAVTELAFVPNLVVWALSWVAGPGFAVGDGSRFAPAEVVAVPLPTIPMLGALPTPDAAGGAMAYAPVLVVMVGALVGWAVHRRLRVERVRDLFVALGSLALTAGALTLVLVRLASGPVGPGSMAVVGGAPWSVAGAVAAEVLVGALLLAVPGEPLVRSALRGGRRQVRPGATTGTTGVDPAGARDGAENDTRSETVPARD, from the coding sequence GTGAGCGACACCCCACCACGGACCGGGGCGACCCCTGCCGGAGGTCGGGCACCTCGTCGCGTGCTCTCGGGCGACGAGCGACGTCGGGCACCGTTCTTCACGAGCGCGATCGACGGTGCGCCCCGCTGGATCGGCGGCGTGCTGTGCGCGGTCCAGGGGGCGCTGCTCTCGCTGCTCGTGCTCGTGGTCCCGGCGGTCGTCGCCTACGTCGCCACGTCGGCCGACCCGTCCAACGAGGGCGTCGGCTGGTTCCGCTCGGTCGGGGTGGGCGCCGGGCTGTGGCTGCTCGGGCACGGCGTGCCGATGGACGTCGGGGGCACGACGGTCGGTCTGGTGCCGCTCGGCGTGAGCGCCCTGGCGGTGTTCAGCTGCTACGCCTCCGCCCGCAGGTCCGGCCTGGCGACCCGCGCCGGTTTCACGGCCGGGGTCCTCGCCTACGTGCTGGTCGCGTCGTTGGTCGCACTGGCCGTGGGTGTCGGCGGCTGGAGGCTGATGGCCGCCCTCCTCGGGGCGGCCGTGGTCGGTGCGGCGGGCCTCGGCGGAGGGCTGCTGGCGCGCCCCGAGGCACCGACCTGGCGCGCGCTGACCCGACCGGTCTGGACGCGGGTGCCCGCGCCCGTGCGGGTGGGGTCGGCCGCCGGCCTGCTCGCGGTCGCGGTGCTCGTCGTGGTGGCCGCCGTGCTCTCCTCCGTCTGGGTCCTCGCGGGGCGGGCGACCGTCACGGACCTGGTGCGTGCGCTCAACCTCGACGTCATCGGCGGTGCCGTGCTCGCCGTGACCGAGCTGGCGTTCGTCCCCAACCTCGTCGTGTGGGCGCTGAGCTGGGTGGCTGGTCCGGGCTTCGCCGTCGGGGACGGCAGCCGGTTCGCGCCCGCCGAGGTGGTGGCCGTCCCGCTGCCGACGATCCCCATGCTCGGTGCCCTGCCGACGCCGGACGCCGCCGGCGGTGCGATGGCCTACGCGCCCGTCCTCGTGGTGATGGTGGGTGCGCTGGTCGGCTGGGCGGTGCACCGACGCCTGCGTGTGGAGCGTGTGCGTGACCTGTTCGTGGCGCTCGGCTCGCTCGCGCTGACCGCCGGTGCCCTCACGCTGGTGCTCGTCCGGCTCGCCTCCGGCCCGGTGGGTCCGGGCAGCATGGCGGTCGTCGGGGGCGCGCCGTGGTCGGTCGCGGGAGCGGTCGCGGCCGAGGTGCTGGTCGGCGCGCTGCTGCTCGCCGTGCCCGGTGAACCCTTGGTCCGGTCCGCCCTGCGCGGTGGGCGGCGTCAGGTGCGGCCCGGTGCGACGACCGGGACGACCGGGGTCGATCCGGCAGGCGCGAGGGACGGCGCCGAGAACGACACCCGCTCGGAGACCGTGCCCGCACGCGACTGA
- the sucD gene encoding succinate--CoA ligase subunit alpha: MAIFLTETSKVIVQGMTGSEGQKHTTRMLASGTQVVGGVNPRKAGTSVTFPAGTGDGTVDVPVFGTVAEAIAETGADVSVIFVPPAHTKAAVIEAVDAGIPLAVIITEGVPVADTAEFFTYAQDKGVRLVGPNCPGLISPGKSNVGIIPADITGPGRIGLVSKSGTLTYQMMYELRDLGFSTAVGIGGDPIIGTTHIDALAAFEADPDTEVIVMIGEIGGDAEERAAAYIAEHVTKPVVGYVAGFTAPEGKTMGHAGAIVSGSSGTAQAKKEALEAAGVKVGKTPSETAALARALLS, encoded by the coding sequence ATGGCGATCTTCCTGACCGAGACGTCCAAGGTCATCGTCCAGGGCATGACCGGCTCGGAGGGGCAGAAGCACACCACGCGCATGCTGGCCTCCGGCACGCAGGTCGTCGGTGGCGTCAACCCCCGCAAGGCCGGCACGTCGGTGACCTTCCCCGCCGGTACCGGTGACGGCACCGTCGACGTGCCCGTGTTCGGCACGGTGGCCGAGGCCATCGCCGAGACCGGTGCCGACGTGTCCGTCATCTTCGTGCCGCCGGCCCACACCAAGGCCGCCGTCATCGAGGCCGTCGACGCGGGCATCCCGCTGGCCGTCATCATCACCGAGGGCGTGCCGGTGGCAGACACCGCCGAGTTCTTCACCTACGCGCAGGACAAGGGTGTGCGCCTGGTCGGCCCGAACTGCCCCGGCCTGATCAGCCCCGGCAAGTCCAACGTCGGCATCATCCCGGCCGACATCACCGGCCCGGGCCGCATCGGCCTGGTGTCCAAGTCGGGCACGCTGACGTACCAGATGATGTACGAGCTGCGGGACCTCGGGTTCTCCACGGCCGTCGGCATCGGCGGCGACCCCATCATCGGCACCACCCACATCGACGCGCTCGCCGCGTTCGAGGCGGACCCGGACACCGAGGTCATCGTCATGATCGGCGAGATCGGCGGCGACGCCGAGGAGCGTGCCGCGGCCTACATCGCCGAGCACGTCACCAAGCCGGTCGTCGGCTACGTCGCAGGCTTCACCGCCCCCGAGGGCAAGACGATGGGCCACGCCGGTGCGATCGTGTCCGGCTCGTCCGGCACCGCGCAGGCCAAGAAGGAGGCCCTCGAGGCCGCCGGCGTCAAGGTCGGCAAGACCCCGTCGGAGACGGCCGCGCTCGCCCGCGCGCTGCTGTCCTGA
- the sucC gene encoding ADP-forming succinate--CoA ligase subunit beta yields the protein MDLFEYQARDIFEKHGVPVLGGVVATTPEEARAGAAQLLGGADGTGGVVVVKAQVKTGGRGKAGGVKLARSADEAAERAAEILGMDIKGHTVHRVMIAAGAQIAQEFYFSLLLDRAERRYLAMCSVEGGMEIEQLAVERPDALAKVAVDPRTGIDQAKADQIVAAAGFAPEIAGKVADVLQKLWLVYREEDATLVEVNPLVLTQDGEIVALDGKVTLDANADFRHADHAALEDKAAADPLEARAKEKDLNYVKLDGEVGIIGNGAGLVMSTLDVVAYAGEAHGGVKPANFLDIGGGASAEVMAAGLDIILTDPQVKSVFVNVFGGITACDAVANGIVAALEILGDEASKPLVVRLDGNNVLEGRRILAEAGHPLVTLADTMDGGADEAARLASVA from the coding sequence GTGGACCTGTTCGAATACCAGGCACGCGACATCTTCGAGAAGCACGGCGTGCCCGTGCTCGGCGGGGTGGTCGCCACGACGCCCGAGGAGGCCCGCGCGGGTGCGGCGCAGCTCCTCGGCGGGGCTGATGGCACCGGGGGCGTGGTCGTCGTCAAGGCGCAGGTGAAGACCGGCGGCCGCGGCAAGGCCGGTGGCGTCAAGCTCGCCCGGTCCGCCGACGAGGCCGCCGAGCGCGCCGCCGAGATCCTCGGCATGGACATCAAGGGCCACACCGTGCACCGCGTGATGATCGCGGCCGGCGCGCAGATCGCCCAGGAGTTCTACTTCTCGCTCCTGCTCGACCGCGCCGAGCGCCGCTACCTGGCGATGTGCTCCGTCGAGGGCGGCATGGAGATCGAGCAGCTCGCCGTCGAGCGGCCCGACGCGCTCGCCAAGGTCGCCGTCGACCCGCGCACGGGCATCGACCAGGCGAAGGCCGACCAGATCGTCGCCGCCGCCGGGTTCGCCCCCGAGATCGCCGGCAAGGTCGCCGACGTGCTGCAGAAGCTGTGGCTGGTCTACCGCGAGGAGGACGCCACGCTCGTCGAGGTCAACCCGCTCGTGCTCACGCAGGACGGCGAGATCGTCGCGCTCGACGGCAAGGTCACGCTCGACGCCAACGCGGACTTCCGGCACGCCGACCACGCCGCACTCGAGGACAAGGCCGCCGCCGACCCGCTCGAGGCGCGCGCCAAGGAGAAGGACCTCAACTACGTCAAGCTCGACGGCGAGGTCGGCATCATCGGCAACGGTGCGGGCCTGGTCATGAGCACGCTCGACGTCGTCGCCTACGCCGGCGAGGCGCACGGTGGCGTCAAGCCCGCCAACTTCCTCGACATCGGTGGCGGCGCCTCGGCCGAGGTCATGGCGGCCGGGCTGGACATCATCCTCACCGACCCGCAGGTCAAGTCGGTGTTCGTCAACGTCTTCGGCGGCATCACCGCGTGCGACGCGGTCGCCAACGGCATCGTGGCCGCGCTGGAGATCCTCGGCGACGAGGCGTCCAAGCCGCTGGTCGTGCGCCTCGACGGCAACAACGTCCTCGAGGGGCGGCGGATCCTGGCCGAGGCCGGCCACCCGCTCGTCACCCTCGCCGACACGATGGACGGCGGCGCCGACGAGGCCGCCCGCCTGGCCTCGGTCGCCTGA
- a CDS encoding ROK family transcriptional regulator has product MPQAQGVPPGSRGDRRAGRSVSVSRRLVLDLVRTRAPISRVELAEATGLTQAAISHAVRALIDEGLLRETGVREYTGGKPRVMLTLDRLARCSVGIQLGADWIVVVVVDARGFVVARTRVRGARSRDPRDVVATLAEQVDVLLTAADVDRSAVVGVGLAVAGALDLDEGAVLVSRTLERWQRFPVRTALAEATGLPVVLDNDATAAAIGEFWSGRIPGSAAHCTIYMGASIGAGIVIAGSVYRGASSNTGPLGRMRLHRDHRSPGATVEDLAAPRAVAARARAAVAAGRSSIAQLSVDGDPFTDFAAVATAAVHGDPLSVALVEESAEYLADAAVAVANILDLDSLVLAGPSFTTAGSLYLTIVERRLEEEFFAAAKHRVRVSLSPQTADAAAVGAASLVLQEELAPRHLGAPGGRSGLSSAAL; this is encoded by the coding sequence ATGCCTCAGGCACAGGGAGTGCCGCCGGGGTCCCGCGGCGACCGACGTGCCGGACGGTCGGTCTCGGTCAGCCGCAGACTGGTGCTCGACCTGGTCCGCACCCGCGCGCCGATCAGCCGGGTGGAGCTCGCCGAGGCGACGGGGCTGACGCAGGCGGCCATCTCGCACGCGGTGCGGGCTCTCATCGACGAGGGTCTGCTCCGCGAGACGGGCGTGCGCGAGTACACCGGTGGCAAGCCGCGCGTGATGCTCACGCTCGACCGGCTCGCCCGGTGCAGCGTGGGGATCCAGCTCGGTGCCGACTGGATCGTGGTGGTGGTGGTCGACGCGCGCGGGTTCGTGGTGGCCCGGACGCGCGTGCGCGGTGCCCGCTCGCGTGACCCGCGCGACGTGGTGGCCACGCTGGCCGAGCAGGTCGACGTGCTGCTGACGGCTGCCGACGTCGACCGGTCGGCGGTGGTCGGGGTCGGGCTCGCCGTGGCCGGTGCGCTGGACCTCGACGAGGGTGCCGTGCTGGTCTCCCGGACGCTCGAACGGTGGCAGAGGTTCCCGGTGCGGACCGCGCTCGCGGAGGCCACCGGCCTGCCGGTCGTGCTCGACAACGACGCGACGGCGGCCGCGATCGGGGAGTTCTGGAGCGGGCGCATCCCCGGGTCGGCGGCGCACTGCACGATCTACATGGGTGCGAGCATCGGGGCGGGCATCGTGATCGCCGGGTCGGTGTACCGCGGTGCGAGCTCGAACACCGGGCCCCTCGGTCGGATGCGCCTGCACCGCGATCACCGCTCGCCCGGCGCGACCGTCGAGGACCTGGCGGCCCCGCGCGCCGTGGCGGCCCGCGCACGGGCTGCGGTCGCGGCGGGCCGGTCCTCGATCGCACAGCTGAGCGTGGACGGCGACCCGTTCACGGACTTCGCCGCGGTGGCCACCGCGGCCGTGCACGGCGACCCGTTGTCGGTCGCGCTGGTCGAGGAGTCCGCCGAGTACCTCGCCGACGCGGCCGTGGCTGTCGCGAACATCCTCGACCTGGACTCGCTGGTGCTCGCCGGGCCCTCGTTCACGACGGCCGGCTCGCTCTACCTGACGATCGTCGAACGGCGGCTCGAGGAGGAGTTCTTCGCCGCCGCCAAGCATCGCGTGCGCGTCTCGCTCTCGCCGCAGACGGCCGACGCCGCTGCGGTCGGGGCGGCGTCCCTGGTGCTGCAGGAGGAGCTCGCGCCACGGCACCTGGGAGCGCCGGGCGGGCGCAGCGGTCTGTCGTCCGCGGCCCTCTGA
- a CDS encoding LacI family DNA-binding transcriptional regulator produces the protein MTTRTGAGRAPRFGVALQPTVDDRGLEPFYTDFLAGVEEELDRSGATVLLHVVHGLDDELAAYRRWARDGLVDAVVAGDLVEDDPRAAFCADLGLPLVLIGGEPGCGASVVDYDNGGAMRTAVAFLADLGHRRIGRVSGPARYAHTRARDAAFGPALAELGAQGVQAEGDYGEASGAAATRTLLQAPEPPTALVYDNDVMAVAGLAVAAELGVDVPGRLSVLAWDDSANCRLSHPPLSVVSRDVHEVGQDTARLLLRLAAGAAPEVLTTPGVRVVARGTTGPAPRA, from the coding sequence ATGACGACACGCACCGGCGCGGGCCGTGCGCCGCGGTTCGGCGTCGCGCTGCAGCCCACCGTCGACGACCGCGGGCTCGAGCCGTTCTACACGGACTTCCTCGCCGGTGTGGAGGAGGAGCTCGACAGGTCCGGGGCGACCGTGCTGCTGCACGTCGTGCACGGCCTGGACGACGAGCTGGCGGCGTACCGGCGCTGGGCCCGCGACGGCCTGGTGGACGCGGTCGTGGCCGGCGACCTGGTCGAGGACGACCCGCGCGCCGCGTTCTGCGCGGACCTCGGGCTGCCGCTCGTGCTGATCGGCGGCGAGCCGGGCTGCGGGGCCTCGGTCGTCGACTACGACAACGGCGGCGCGATGCGGACCGCCGTGGCGTTCCTCGCCGACCTCGGCCACCGCCGGATCGGCCGGGTGTCCGGCCCTGCCCGCTACGCGCACACCCGGGCGCGCGACGCCGCGTTCGGTCCCGCGCTCGCCGAGCTGGGTGCGCAGGGCGTGCAGGCCGAGGGCGACTACGGCGAGGCCAGCGGTGCGGCAGCGACCCGCACGCTCCTGCAGGCACCGGAGCCGCCGACCGCGCTGGTGTACGACAACGACGTGATGGCGGTCGCCGGGCTGGCCGTGGCGGCCGAGCTGGGCGTGGACGTGCCCGGTCGGCTCTCCGTGCTCGCGTGGGACGACTCGGCGAACTGCCGCCTGTCCCACCCGCCCCTGTCGGTGGTCAGCCGGGACGTGCACGAGGTCGGTCAGGACACCGCCCGGCTGCTGCTGCGGCTGGCCGCCGGCGCGGCTCCCGAGGTGCTGACGACGCCCGGCGTGCGGGTCGTCGCGCGGGGCACCACGGGTCCGGCGCCGCGGGCCTGA
- a CDS encoding alpha-galactosidase: MTSRPALPADRILLRRDGVAVLLDLTVPGLPAVLHWGADLGEVNEADLAALADAVARQTPPATLDAAWQPSLLPQETDGWVGRPGLLLERDGTPLVVDWSTTAATLEGPELGATAVEVVAQAAGLTLTTRLRLEPGGLLTLGHELANDGTQDVGVHWLETTLPVPTHADRCTTFSGRWAREKVPATSPLPRGPVVRQTRRGRAGHDHPWLLALSAADPRDRDGELWAAHLGWSGDATYRTDRLPEQPTLLGVGELLRPGEVRLAPGQAYATPTGFFAWSDAGLDGISARFHAYLRSRPQHPRTVRPLVLNTWEAVYFDHDPATVLRLAERAAHIGVERFVLDDGWFPARRDDTRGLGDWTVDTGVWPDGLEPLADRVQELGMQFGLWFEPEMVCLDSDLARAHPDWLLHDPAHVPAREGLSWRTQWVLDLARPEAYAHVRDAIAALVERLGIDFIKWDHNRDLVDARHGGRPGVHEQTLAAYRLIAELKATHPGLEIESCSSGGARTDLGILQVTDRVWASDSNDAVERQDIQRWTGLLLPPELVGAHVGPEQAHSSGRTVDLSYRLATALMGSAGLEWDVLACTEEETATLQRFAALYRELRPVLHHGTAVHADVRDPALRVTGVVSPGREAGVWTIATVASLEDARPERVRLHGLDPDRLYRVRLREEVGTARFGWVVPPWVSAGEIVLPGRVLGTVGLQIPMLWVAQALVLHVTEVVG, encoded by the coding sequence ATGACCTCGCGACCTGCCCTTCCCGCCGACCGGATCCTGCTGCGCCGCGACGGCGTCGCCGTGCTCCTCGACCTGACCGTCCCCGGTCTGCCCGCCGTGCTGCACTGGGGTGCGGACCTCGGCGAGGTGAACGAGGCCGACCTCGCTGCGCTCGCCGACGCCGTCGCCCGTCAGACGCCCCCCGCGACGCTCGACGCCGCGTGGCAGCCGAGCCTGCTCCCGCAGGAGACCGACGGCTGGGTCGGTCGCCCGGGCCTGCTCCTCGAGCGCGACGGGACGCCCCTGGTCGTCGACTGGTCGACAACGGCAGCCACGCTCGAGGGCCCCGAGCTCGGTGCGACCGCGGTCGAGGTCGTCGCGCAGGCCGCCGGGCTGACGCTCACCACGCGGCTGCGGCTCGAGCCCGGGGGACTGCTGACGCTCGGCCACGAGCTTGCCAACGACGGTACCCAGGACGTCGGCGTGCACTGGCTCGAGACGACGCTGCCCGTGCCCACGCACGCCGACCGCTGCACGACGTTCTCCGGCCGGTGGGCCCGCGAGAAGGTGCCCGCCACGAGCCCGCTGCCGCGCGGACCCGTGGTCCGGCAGACCCGGCGCGGGCGGGCCGGGCACGACCACCCGTGGCTGCTGGCGCTGTCCGCCGCCGACCCCCGCGACCGTGACGGCGAGCTGTGGGCCGCGCACCTCGGCTGGAGCGGCGACGCGACCTACCGCACCGACCGGCTCCCCGAGCAGCCGACGCTGCTCGGCGTCGGCGAGCTGCTGCGCCCCGGCGAGGTGCGGCTGGCCCCCGGTCAGGCGTACGCCACGCCCACAGGATTCTTCGCGTGGAGCGACGCCGGGCTCGACGGGATCAGCGCCCGGTTCCACGCGTACCTGCGCTCGCGGCCGCAGCACCCGCGCACCGTCCGCCCGCTCGTGCTCAACACGTGGGAGGCGGTCTACTTCGACCACGACCCCGCGACCGTGCTGCGGCTCGCCGAACGTGCCGCGCACATCGGCGTCGAGCGGTTCGTGCTCGACGACGGCTGGTTCCCGGCCCGCCGCGACGACACCCGCGGGCTCGGCGACTGGACCGTGGACACCGGCGTCTGGCCCGACGGGCTCGAGCCGCTCGCCGACCGGGTGCAGGAGCTCGGCATGCAGTTCGGGCTGTGGTTCGAGCCGGAGATGGTGTGCCTCGACTCCGACCTGGCCCGGGCGCACCCCGACTGGCTGCTGCACGACCCCGCGCACGTGCCCGCCCGCGAGGGCCTGTCCTGGCGGACGCAGTGGGTGCTGGACCTGGCGCGCCCCGAGGCCTACGCCCACGTGCGGGACGCCATCGCCGCGCTCGTCGAGCGGCTCGGCATCGACTTCATCAAGTGGGACCACAACCGCGACCTCGTCGACGCCCGGCACGGCGGCCGACCGGGGGTGCACGAGCAGACCCTCGCCGCGTACCGGCTGATCGCCGAGCTCAAGGCGACCCACCCCGGGCTGGAGATCGAGTCCTGCTCCTCGGGCGGTGCGCGCACCGACCTGGGCATCCTGCAGGTCACCGACCGGGTCTGGGCCAGCGACTCCAACGACGCCGTCGAGCGGCAGGACATCCAGCGATGGACCGGCCTGCTGCTGCCGCCCGAGCTCGTCGGTGCGCACGTCGGCCCGGAGCAGGCGCACAGCTCGGGGCGGACCGTCGACCTGTCGTACCGCCTGGCCACGGCCCTCATGGGCTCCGCGGGCCTGGAGTGGGACGTGCTCGCGTGCACGGAGGAGGAGACCGCGACGCTGCAGCGGTTCGCCGCGCTCTACCGCGAGCTGCGCCCCGTGCTGCACCACGGCACGGCGGTGCACGCCGACGTGCGCGACCCCGCCCTGCGGGTCACGGGTGTCGTCTCGCCCGGACGCGAGGCGGGTGTGTGGACGATCGCGACGGTCGCCTCGCTCGAGGACGCCCGCCCCGAGCGCGTGCGGCTGCACGGCCTCGACCCCGACCGGCTGTACCGCGTACGGCTGCGTGAGGAGGTCGGCACCGCGCGCTTCGGGTGGGTCGTGCCCCCGTGGGTCAGCGCCGGCGAGATCGTCCTGCCCGGGCGGGTGCTCGGCACGGTCGGGCTGCAGATCCCGATGCTGTGGGTGGCCCAGGCTCTCGTGCTGCACGTCACCGAGGTCGTCGGCTGA
- a CDS encoding ROK family transcriptional regulator, with the protein MSSRLPHRPSTPAPPVPNVRAVPAVTPVGQPSRPVTGALVLDLIRTAGTISRVELASRSGFTAATITNVVRDLIAEGLVHEVGRARSRGGTPRRLLELDRTALYAVGVQLDRCTSAIVVTDFAGRRVAATSLRGVGRGAPGETLRTLADHVEDLLASAAVPRARVLGVGLVTHGPQDRERGVILTPQPTPAWQDFPLTATLADLLGMPVLLENDATAAAVGEQWVGSLDVDTFGVLYMASGIGGGVVVGSEVYRGRTANPVEIGHVPLDPRGPACSCGNAGCTESLAGPSAVVARAGADPGLRDRLRMSGDADDVLADFERVARAAARGDQDARHLLEDSARHLGTAAVTLMNLFDLDTVVLAGPAFATAGPLYVDLAQRAVERGALARLLRPVRVRLSTDVGAAAAVGGALVVLRSPLGRPAARESAGEVLPALV; encoded by the coding sequence ATGTCCAGCCGTCTGCCGCACCGACCGAGCACCCCGGCGCCGCCCGTGCCGAACGTGCGGGCCGTCCCGGCCGTGACGCCGGTGGGTCAGCCCTCCCGGCCCGTCACCGGTGCCCTCGTGCTCGACCTGATCCGCACGGCGGGCACCATCAGCCGCGTCGAGCTGGCCAGCCGGTCGGGCTTCACCGCCGCCACGATCACCAACGTCGTCCGCGACCTCATCGCCGAAGGCCTCGTGCACGAGGTCGGGCGGGCACGCTCCCGCGGCGGCACGCCCCGGCGGCTGCTCGAGCTCGACCGGACGGCGCTCTACGCCGTCGGCGTCCAGCTCGACCGGTGCACCAGCGCGATCGTCGTCACCGACTTCGCCGGGCGCCGGGTGGCGGCCACCAGCCTGCGCGGTGTCGGGCGCGGTGCACCGGGGGAGACCCTGCGCACGCTCGCCGATCACGTCGAGGACCTGCTCGCCTCCGCGGCCGTCCCGCGCGCGCGTGTGCTCGGCGTCGGCCTGGTCACCCACGGGCCGCAGGACCGCGAGCGCGGCGTCATCCTCACGCCCCAGCCGACCCCGGCCTGGCAGGACTTCCCGCTCACCGCCACGCTCGCCGACCTGCTCGGGATGCCGGTGCTGCTCGAGAACGACGCGACCGCCGCCGCCGTGGGGGAGCAGTGGGTCGGCTCGCTCGACGTGGACACCTTCGGCGTGCTCTACATGGCCAGCGGCATCGGCGGCGGCGTGGTCGTCGGGTCCGAGGTGTACCGCGGCAGGACGGCCAACCCGGTCGAGATCGGGCACGTCCCGCTCGACCCGCGCGGACCGGCGTGCTCGTGCGGCAACGCCGGGTGCACCGAGTCCCTGGCCGGTCCCTCGGCCGTGGTCGCCCGGGCGGGCGCCGATCCGGGGCTGCGCGATCGGCTGCGCATGAGCGGCGACGCCGACGACGTGCTCGCCGACTTCGAACGCGTCGCCCGGGCCGCGGCGCGCGGTGACCAGGACGCGCGCCACCTGCTGGAAGACTCTGCGCGACATCTCGGCACGGCGGCGGTGACCCTCATGAACCTCTTCGACCTCGACACGGTGGTCCTGGCCGGGCCGGCGTTCGCCACCGCCGGCCCGCTCTACGTCGACCTCGCGCAGCGGGCCGTCGAACGCGGTGCCCTGGCTCGGCTGCTGCGTCCCGTGCGCGTGCGGCTGTCGACCGACGTGGGTGCCGCCGCGGCCGTCGGTGGGGCGCTCGTCGTCCTGCGCTCGCCGCTCGGCCGCCCTGCTGCGCGCGAGAGCGCAGGGGAGGTCCTGCCCGCCCTCGTCTGA